One Tamandua tetradactyla isolate mTamTet1 chromosome 20, mTamTet1.pri, whole genome shotgun sequence DNA segment encodes these proteins:
- the SMIM32 gene encoding small integral membrane protein 32 isoform X2, whose protein sequence is MYGDVFNTTGGPEAAAGGALAPGATVKAEGALPLELATARGVRDGAAAKPDLPTYLLLFFLLLLSVALVVLFIGCQLRHSAFAALPHDRSLRDARAPWKTRPV, encoded by the coding sequence ATGTACGGCGACGTGTTCAACACCACGGGCGGCCCCGAGGCGGCGGCAGGCGGCGCCCTGGCCCCGGGAGCCACGGTCAAGGCAGAGGGCGCTTTGCCGCTGGAGCTGGCCACGGCGCGCGGTGTGCGGGACGGCGCGGCCGCAAAGCCCGACCTACCTACTTACCTGCTGCTCTTCTTCCTGCTGCTGCTCTCCGTGGCGCTCGTGGTCCTCTTCATCGGCTGCCAGCTGCGCCACTCGGCCTTCGCCGCGCTGCCTCACGACCGCTCTCTGCGCGACGCCCGTGCGCCCTGGAAGACGCGGCCGGTGTAG
- the SMIM32 gene encoding small integral membrane protein 32 isoform X1: protein MRLVAVPVSQSGEEKAVMCDQAGGSRCCVLSRPHWFTDAPWGQPPPVPPRAWDLRALGAASDLSLLPESGAQQPEPVGTASARIGRLDRHWQDCPESQQRRRRRRTRRTPRPPPPVDSASGRWGGGTPLCGRAHLSSPLQPRGARAGDPSRGRPARGEDKTLRKPEGRGRGAVQPGALQPAAPRER, encoded by the exons ATGAGGCTGGTTGCAGTGCCCGTCTCCCAGAGCGGTGAGGAGAAAGCAG TGATGTGCGATCAAGCGGGGGGCAGTCGCTGCTGTGTCCTCTCTCGCCCTCATTGGTTCACAGACGCTCCCTGGGGGCAACCGCCGCCGGTCCCGCCCCGCGCCTGGGACCTGAGAGCGCTCGGAGCAGCCTCAGACCTCAGTCTCCTGCCGGAGAGCGGCGCGCAGCAGCCAGAGCCGGTGGGGACAGCCTCAGCGCGCATCGGGCGTCTCGACAGGCACTGGCAGGACTGCCCCGAGTCacagcagcggcggcggcggcggcggacgCGGCGGACTCCCCGGCCCCCGCCCCCGGTGGATTCTGCGTCCGGGCGCTGGGGTGGGGGGACCCCGCTCTGTGGCCGCGCTCACCTCTCGTCACCGCTGCAACCCAGAGGCGCCCGGGCTGGGGATCCGAGCCGAGGCCGGCCGGCTCGTGGAGAAGACAAGACACTGAGAAAACCCGAGGGTCGCGGGCGCGGAGCTGTGCAGCCCGGAGCCCTGCAGCCCGCCGCCCCGCGGGAAAGGTAG